From a region of the Agrobacterium tumefaciens genome:
- the rutF gene encoding pyrimidine utilization flavin reductase protein F: MQMVSLEKEMRMEAKTAQELGLEYRNAMSRLAAAVHVVTTDGAAGRAGFAATAVCSVSDNPPTLLVCINRSSSAYNTVKANGVVCVNTLGAQHQELSSLFGGKTPVEQRFAAGRWHVLQTGAPVLEDALVSFDCRIRTAHDGGTHDILICEVVDMVISDREQALMYFNRSYHVL, encoded by the coding sequence ATGCAGATGGTGTCTCTGGAAAAGGAAATGCGCATGGAGGCGAAGACTGCACAAGAGCTTGGCCTTGAATATCGAAACGCCATGTCGCGACTGGCGGCAGCGGTGCATGTCGTGACAACGGATGGCGCGGCGGGTCGAGCCGGTTTTGCCGCAACAGCCGTTTGCAGCGTTTCGGACAATCCTCCGACCTTGCTCGTTTGCATCAACCGCAGTTCCTCCGCTTATAACACCGTCAAGGCGAATGGCGTCGTCTGCGTCAATACGCTTGGCGCACAGCATCAGGAATTGAGCAGTCTGTTCGGTGGAAAGACGCCGGTGGAGCAGCGTTTTGCGGCTGGACGCTGGCATGTGCTGCAGACTGGTGCACCGGTCCTCGAGGACGCACTCGTCTCGTTCGATTGCCGTATCCGCACCGCACATGACGGTGGAACGCACGACATCCTGATTTGCGAAGTGGTGGATATGGTGATCAGTGATCGCGAGCAGGCGCTGATGTATTTCAACCGCAGCTATCACGTTCTCTGA
- a CDS encoding malonic semialdehyde reductase has protein sequence MTTALDNQALAALFTEARTHNGWNGEPVSDELLTKLYDLTKMGPTSANCSPARFVFVRTAEGKEKLRPALSSGNLEKTMSAPVTVIAAIDSEFYEKLPLLFPHADARSWFTSSPAMAEETAFRNATLQAGYLIMAARALGLDTGAMSGFDKNKVDEAFFAGTTWKSNFLINLGHGDPSKLFGRLPRFAFEDACVLA, from the coding sequence ATGACGACTGCACTGGACAATCAGGCACTTGCCGCGCTTTTCACCGAAGCCCGCACCCACAATGGCTGGAATGGCGAGCCTGTCAGCGATGAACTTCTGACGAAACTTTACGACCTGACGAAGATGGGCCCAACTTCGGCCAATTGCTCGCCAGCACGTTTCGTGTTCGTGCGTACTGCCGAAGGCAAGGAAAAGCTGCGACCGGCGCTTTCATCCGGCAATCTCGAAAAAACCATGAGCGCTCCGGTTACGGTGATTGCCGCAATCGACAGCGAGTTTTACGAAAAGCTGCCGCTGCTGTTCCCCCACGCCGATGCCCGCTCCTGGTTCACATCCAGCCCGGCCATGGCCGAGGAGACGGCGTTCCGTAATGCAACCTTGCAAGCTGGTTATCTCATCATGGCAGCGCGTGCGCTCGGTCTTGATACCGGTGCCATGTCCGGCTTCGATAAAAACAAGGTGGATGAAGCGTTCTTCGCTGGCACGACATGGAAATCCAACTTTCTCATCAATCTGGGCCACGGTGATCCGTCGAAGCTGTTCGGGCGCCTTCCGCGCTTTGCTTTCGAAGACGCCTGCGTCCTGGCTTGA
- the rutD gene encoding pyrimidine utilization protein D, with the protein MMHFEVHGGAFPRAETIILSSGLGGSGAYWAPQIALLAEHFRVVTYDHRGTGRTGGEASEGGISAMADDVLEIAKALNLETFHFMGHALGGLVGLDLALRKPELIDKLVLINAWSKADPHSGRCFDVRIELLEKSGVEAFVKAQPLFLYPAVWMSENAERLAKDDVHGVSHFQGKTNVLRRIAALRGFDLDDHLADIGNPTLVIATRDDLLVPYTRSVRLAEGLPQAELCLMDFGAHAVNVTEPDFFNRRLMQFLLPASQTN; encoded by the coding sequence ATGATGCATTTCGAGGTTCATGGCGGGGCTTTCCCGCGGGCAGAAACGATTATCCTGTCTTCCGGGCTTGGCGGATCGGGCGCTTACTGGGCGCCGCAGATTGCGCTGCTTGCCGAACACTTCCGTGTCGTCACCTATGACCATCGTGGCACGGGTCGAACGGGCGGCGAGGCGTCGGAGGGCGGTATATCGGCCATGGCCGATGATGTTCTGGAGATTGCCAAAGCCCTGAACCTCGAAACTTTTCATTTCATGGGTCATGCACTTGGTGGTCTGGTCGGTCTCGATCTTGCTCTTCGCAAACCCGAACTGATCGACAAGCTCGTTCTGATCAATGCATGGAGCAAGGCGGACCCGCATTCCGGCCGTTGCTTTGACGTTCGTATCGAACTTCTTGAAAAGTCCGGTGTCGAAGCCTTTGTGAAGGCGCAGCCGCTGTTCCTGTATCCGGCGGTGTGGATGTCGGAAAACGCCGAGCGTCTGGCAAAGGATGACGTGCATGGTGTGTCGCATTTTCAGGGAAAGACGAATGTACTGCGGCGTATCGCGGCACTGAGAGGCTTTGATCTCGACGATCATCTGGCTGACATCGGCAATCCCACCCTTGTTATCGCTACCAGGGATGATCTTCTGGTTCCCTACACCCGGTCTGTTCGACTGGCGGAAGGGCTGCCGCAGGCCGAACTCTGCCTCATGGATTTTGGAGCGCATGCGGTAAACGTGACCGAGCCGGATTTTTTCAACAGACGCCTCATGCAGTTTCTGCTACCGGCATCGCAAACAAACTGA
- the rutC gene encoding pyrimidine utilization protein C: MPKKIVVPEGTSKPIAPYSPGTLADGVVYVSGTLPFDKDNNVVHVGDAGAQTRHVLETIKSVIETAGGTMEDVTMNHIFITDWANYQAVNKVYAEYFPGDKPARYCIQCGLVKPDALVEIATVAHIGK; the protein is encoded by the coding sequence ATGCCGAAAAAGATCGTCGTGCCTGAAGGAACCTCCAAGCCCATCGCCCCTTACTCGCCGGGGACACTGGCGGACGGTGTCGTTTACGTCTCGGGTACGCTACCGTTCGACAAGGACAACAACGTGGTGCACGTGGGTGATGCGGGTGCGCAGACCCGGCATGTGCTGGAAACCATCAAGTCTGTCATCGAAACGGCTGGTGGCACCATGGAAGACGTGACGATGAACCACATCTTCATCACCGACTGGGCGAATTATCAGGCCGTCAACAAGGTCTATGCCGAGTATTTTCCCGGTGACAAACCGGCGCGTTACTGCATTCAGTGCGGTCTGGTGAAGCCTGACGCTCTGGTGGAAATCGCCACCGTTGCCCATATCGGCAAATAA
- the rutB gene encoding pyrimidine utilization protein B, translating into MSEAIVAGYRAPKSRSESVTLPARPEPITLNPSETAVVVVDMQNAYSTEGGYVDLAGFDISGAKGTIANIKKTLDAARAAGVQVIYFQNGWDKEYVEAGGPGSPNWHKSNALKHMRANPELQGQLLAKGTWDYAIVDELQPQPGDILVPKTRYSGFFNTNMDSVLRARGIRNLVFVGIATNVCVESSLRDAFHLEYFGVMLEDATHHLGPDYIQQATVYNVEKFFGWVATVNDFCGVISQAAPVQD; encoded by the coding sequence ATGAGCGAGGCCATCGTGGCAGGATACCGGGCGCCGAAAAGCCGGTCGGAGAGCGTCACGCTTCCGGCCCGGCCGGAGCCGATCACGCTTAATCCGAGCGAAACCGCTGTTGTGGTGGTTGATATGCAAAATGCCTATTCGACTGAAGGCGGTTATGTCGATCTCGCCGGGTTCGACATTTCTGGCGCGAAAGGCACCATCGCCAACATCAAGAAGACGCTGGATGCGGCGCGTGCCGCAGGCGTTCAGGTCATTTACTTCCAGAATGGCTGGGACAAGGAGTATGTCGAGGCGGGAGGCCCCGGTTCGCCAAACTGGCACAAGTCCAATGCCCTGAAGCATATGCGGGCCAACCCCGAATTGCAGGGTCAGCTTCTGGCCAAGGGAACCTGGGATTACGCCATCGTCGATGAACTGCAGCCGCAGCCGGGCGACATCCTGGTGCCGAAGACGCGTTACAGCGGTTTCTTCAATACCAATATGGATAGTGTGCTGCGGGCACGCGGTATTCGCAATCTCGTTTTCGTTGGTATCGCTACCAATGTCTGCGTCGAGAGTTCGCTTCGTGATGCTTTCCATCTCGAATATTTCGGTGTCATGCTGGAAGATGCGACCCATCATCTTGGGCCGGACTACATCCAGCAGGCCACGGTCTACAACGTCGAAAAATTCTTCGGCTGGGTCGCGACCGTCAATGATTTCTGCGGCGTGATTTCCCAGGCCGCTCCCGTCCAAGACTGA
- the rutA gene encoding pyrimidine utilization protein A: MEIGVFIPIGNNGWLLSENSPQYKPSFELNKEITLKAEKYGFDFALSMIKLRGFGGKTEFWDYNLESFTLMAGLAAVTSKIKLFGTAATLVMPPAIVARMATTIDSISGGRFGINLVTGWQRPEYSQMGLWPGDEYFADRYEYLDEYTTVLKELLTTGQSDLKGKYFTMEDCRMKPVPQGDVKLICAGSSNAGMAFSAKFADYSFCFGVGVNTPKAFAPTNERLLAANEKTGRDVRSFVLTMVLAEEKSEDAWAKWEHYKAGADEEAIKWLGLQSAADTKSGSDTNVRHMSNPVSAVNINMGTIIGSYEEVAAMLDEMSEVPGTGGVMLTFDDFVEGIEKFGKYVQPLMKSRQHIKPALEAAE; this comes from the coding sequence ATGGAAATTGGTGTTTTTATTCCGATCGGGAACAATGGGTGGCTGCTCTCGGAGAACTCGCCGCAATACAAGCCGAGTTTTGAACTGAACAAGGAAATCACGCTAAAGGCCGAAAAATACGGTTTCGACTTCGCGCTTTCGATGATCAAGCTGCGCGGCTTCGGCGGCAAGACGGAATTCTGGGACTACAATCTGGAGTCCTTCACGTTGATGGCGGGTCTGGCTGCCGTCACCTCCAAGATCAAGCTGTTCGGCACCGCCGCAACTCTGGTCATGCCCCCTGCCATCGTGGCGCGCATGGCGACCACGATCGACAGCATCTCCGGCGGCCGTTTTGGCATCAATCTCGTTACTGGCTGGCAGCGACCGGAGTACAGCCAGATGGGCCTGTGGCCGGGTGACGAATATTTCGCCGATCGTTACGAATATCTCGATGAATATACGACTGTTTTGAAGGAACTGCTGACCACGGGGCAGTCGGACCTGAAGGGCAAGTATTTCACCATGGAAGACTGCCGGATGAAGCCCGTGCCGCAAGGCGACGTAAAGCTCATCTGCGCCGGGTCATCCAATGCCGGCATGGCCTTTTCGGCGAAGTTTGCCGATTACAGTTTTTGTTTCGGTGTCGGCGTCAATACGCCCAAGGCCTTCGCGCCGACCAATGAACGGCTGCTGGCCGCCAACGAAAAGACGGGTCGCGACGTGCGTTCCTTTGTCCTCACCATGGTTCTTGCCGAGGAAAAATCTGAAGACGCCTGGGCGAAGTGGGAACACTACAAGGCCGGTGCCGATGAGGAGGCGATCAAGTGGCTCGGCTTGCAAAGCGCTGCCGATACCAAGTCGGGCTCCGACACCAACGTCCGGCACATGTCCAACCCTGTCTCGGCCGTCAACATCAACATGGGAACGATCATCGGTTCTTATGAGGAAGTCGCGGCGATGCTGGATGAAATGAGCGAAGTGCCCGGCACCGGTGGCGTCATGCTGACCTTCGATGATTTTGTCGAAGGCATCGAGAAATTCGGCAAATATGTGCAGCCGCTGATGAAGAGCCGTCAGCATATCAAGCCCGCATTGGAGGCAGCAGAATGA
- a CDS encoding biliverdin-producing heme oxygenase — translation MSIAETPTVAGDAEQSRAKRLKAATRGAHGGLDTFIMAAKPFESRDSYGKFVETQYLFHRDLDVFFSNDTLDGLLPDLKGRRRLSMIEQDLADLERTLPETKTPRFTSETAFDLPEAMGWLYVVEGSNLGAAFLLKDAAKLGLNEEFGARHLAGAPEGRGLHWRTFTAALDEIELSEEEEARVIAAAEAAFRAVHAYAEQRLV, via the coding sequence ATGAGTATTGCGGAGACGCCGACGGTGGCAGGAGATGCAGAGCAGAGCCGGGCAAAGCGCCTGAAGGCTGCAACGCGCGGCGCGCATGGCGGGCTGGACACTTTCATCATGGCGGCGAAGCCTTTTGAGAGCAGGGACAGCTACGGAAAATTCGTCGAGACCCAATATCTGTTTCACCGCGACCTGGATGTCTTCTTCTCCAACGACACGCTGGACGGCCTGCTGCCGGACCTCAAGGGCCGTCGTCGTCTGTCGATGATCGAGCAGGATCTCGCCGACCTGGAGCGCACACTGCCCGAAACGAAAACCCCTCGTTTCACCAGCGAAACCGCGTTCGATCTGCCGGAAGCGATGGGTTGGCTCTATGTGGTTGAAGGCTCCAACCTTGGCGCCGCTTTCCTTCTCAAGGATGCCGCAAAGCTTGGCCTCAATGAAGAGTTCGGTGCCCGGCATCTGGCTGGGGCCCCGGAAGGGCGCGGCCTGCATTGGCGGACCTTTACGGCGGCACTCGATGAAATCGAACTGAGCGAGGAAGAAGAGGCGCGCGTGATTGCTGCTGCCGAAGCGGCGTTCCGTGCGGTTCACGCCTATGCGGAGCAACGTCTCGTCTAA
- a CDS encoding dihydrodipicolinate synthase family protein produces the protein MTQKFGLSAALTTPFKTDGSIDIDAMIAHARRCLSSGCNSVTLFGTTGEGSSIGSVERQTILSRFIEAGIAPSSLVTGVLVDSIEDAALQSAEALKAGARNILLAPPSYFKNVSDDGLFAWFSAVFEKIGKGARDILVYNIPSVTMVTLSVDLVGRLKTAFPGIVTGVKDSSGNWPHTERLLKEHGDLAILIGDERDLAKGVRLGGHGAISGVANFLPQEVRTMAVDGKDDKRIEDLVVELLKFPVTPAVKVLLSHTTGENVWLEVRAPLVAVSPEDRGQIGAAFDTLFRKQAA, from the coding sequence TTGACCCAGAAATTTGGCCTTTCGGCAGCGCTGACTACACCCTTTAAAACCGATGGATCGATCGACATTGACGCCATGATCGCGCACGCGCGCCGCTGCCTTTCAAGCGGCTGCAACAGCGTAACGCTGTTTGGCACCACCGGTGAAGGCAGCTCGATTGGCAGCGTCGAACGCCAAACCATCCTCTCGCGTTTTATCGAAGCGGGAATTGCGCCGTCCTCTCTCGTGACAGGCGTTCTGGTCGACTCCATCGAGGATGCCGCACTACAGTCAGCGGAAGCACTGAAGGCAGGCGCCCGCAATATTCTTCTCGCCCCACCCTCTTATTTCAAGAATGTCAGCGATGATGGGCTGTTCGCCTGGTTCTCTGCCGTTTTCGAAAAGATTGGCAAAGGTGCGCGCGACATCCTCGTGTACAACATCCCGTCCGTCACCATGGTAACGCTCTCTGTTGACCTGGTCGGTCGTCTGAAAACAGCCTTCCCCGGCATCGTGACCGGCGTGAAGGACTCGTCAGGAAACTGGCCTCATACGGAACGGCTGCTCAAGGAACATGGCGATCTGGCGATCCTGATCGGTGACGAACGCGATCTCGCCAAAGGCGTACGTCTCGGCGGTCATGGCGCGATTTCTGGTGTCGCCAACTTCCTGCCGCAGGAAGTCCGGACCATGGCCGTTGACGGCAAGGACGACAAGCGCATCGAAGATCTTGTTGTGGAACTTCTCAAATTTCCGGTAACGCCCGCCGTCAAGGTGCTGCTATCACACACGACAGGGGAAAATGTCTGGCTCGAGGTGCGCGCCCCGCTCGTGGCAGTTTCGCCTGAGGACAGAGGGCAGATTGGAGCGGCGTTCGATACGCTGTTCCGCAAGCAGGCGGCCTGA
- a CDS encoding GntR family transcriptional regulator, with product MEDTGEQTTLREKAYESFTHHLLARDVRPGQFISQRRLVELTGLPLGAIREAIPRLEADGLIKTVPQRGLQVAHIDINLIREAFQFRILLEKEAVANFTRTASDDAIAAMLKDHRDIANAAEMGSSPELDERAQAVDWGMHDAFIDSLGNSIISNAYRVNSIKMRLINQERFRIAGHVKSVMKEHLVILEAVERRSVDEAVDRLTAHIRNARDRALTV from the coding sequence ATGGAAGACACCGGCGAACAGACAACCTTGAGGGAAAAGGCGTATGAGAGTTTTACGCATCACCTTCTTGCGCGCGATGTTCGCCCTGGCCAGTTCATCTCGCAACGCCGCCTTGTCGAACTGACGGGCCTGCCACTCGGAGCGATCCGCGAGGCTATCCCGAGGCTCGAGGCCGATGGCCTTATCAAGACAGTTCCCCAGCGCGGGTTGCAGGTCGCTCATATCGATATCAACCTGATCCGTGAGGCATTCCAGTTCCGAATCCTGCTGGAAAAGGAAGCGGTTGCCAACTTCACGCGAACTGCCTCTGACGACGCCATCGCGGCCATGCTGAAAGACCACCGCGATATTGCCAACGCAGCGGAAATGGGCAGTTCACCAGAACTGGACGAACGCGCGCAGGCGGTGGACTGGGGCATGCATGATGCCTTCATCGACTCGCTCGGCAACTCGATCATCTCGAATGCCTACCGGGTCAACTCGATCAAGATGCGCCTCATCAATCAGGAGCGTTTTCGCATCGCCGGTCACGTGAAGTCGGTAATGAAGGAGCACCTCGTCATTCTTGAAGCCGTCGAACGACGATCCGTCGACGAAGCCGTTGATCGGCTGACCGCCCATATCCGCAATGCAAGGGACAGGGCGCTGACCGTATAA
- a CDS encoding sugar ABC transporter substrate-binding protein has protein sequence MSHSLLNPTRRGFLAGTAAIGGSALFGVRSASAAVNWKKHAGTTLEVNLVKSPRSETLIKYLNEFEELTGIKVNAEATPEQQQRQKVVIELSSGKPSFDVVHLSYHVQKRQFEKGKWLADISGFLKDPSLTDPSLAEKDFAEAGMLFAKDSDGVLRSLPFSVDYWIVYWNKDLFEAKGLKYPETFEELVDAAEKITDPSTNTYGFVARGLKNANTPVWTSLMLGYGAKPIVDGKINTESKEAVEAAKLYQRLMTKAAPPGVSGFNWAEAQSAFLQGKIGMWFDGVGFAPPIENPEKSRVVGKVGYGVMPKGPAAQAAGTFGDGLGVVEASSKKEAAYLFCQWAISHEMGARLLQAGAGVPFRQSILEDQKVREGVKMPAAWLDAVVGSGKVSQLALPVIIPVTEFRDIYGVGLTNMIGGADPAAELKKATEQFAPVLSRSEG, from the coding sequence ATGTCGCATTCATTGCTCAATCCCACACGTCGTGGGTTCCTGGCCGGCACCGCGGCGATTGGCGGTAGCGCCCTTTTCGGCGTTCGTTCGGCATCGGCTGCCGTCAACTGGAAGAAACACGCCGGCACGACGCTGGAAGTCAATCTGGTTAAAAGCCCGCGCAGCGAAACCCTGATCAAATATCTGAACGAGTTTGAGGAACTGACCGGTATCAAGGTCAACGCCGAAGCAACGCCCGAACAGCAACAGCGCCAGAAAGTTGTGATCGAGCTGTCCTCTGGCAAGCCAAGCTTCGACGTCGTGCATCTGAGCTACCACGTCCAGAAGCGGCAGTTTGAAAAGGGCAAGTGGCTGGCCGACATCAGCGGTTTCCTGAAAGATCCGTCGCTGACAGATCCTTCGCTTGCGGAAAAGGACTTCGCCGAAGCCGGCATGCTGTTCGCCAAGGACAGCGACGGCGTGCTGCGCTCGCTTCCATTCTCGGTGGATTACTGGATCGTCTACTGGAACAAGGACCTGTTTGAAGCAAAGGGCTTGAAGTATCCCGAGACCTTCGAAGAGCTGGTTGACGCTGCCGAAAAGATCACCGACCCATCTACCAACACCTACGGCTTCGTTGCACGCGGCCTGAAGAATGCCAACACGCCGGTCTGGACCTCGCTGATGCTGGGATACGGCGCCAAGCCGATCGTCGATGGCAAGATCAATACCGAATCCAAGGAAGCGGTTGAGGCGGCAAAGCTTTACCAGCGTCTGATGACGAAGGCAGCACCTCCCGGCGTCTCCGGCTTCAACTGGGCTGAAGCACAGTCCGCCTTCCTCCAGGGCAAGATCGGCATGTGGTTCGATGGCGTCGGCTTCGCACCGCCGATCGAAAACCCGGAAAAATCCCGCGTTGTCGGCAAGGTCGGTTACGGCGTCATGCCAAAGGGCCCGGCGGCACAGGCGGCCGGCACGTTCGGCGATGGTCTCGGTGTTGTGGAGGCAAGCAGCAAGAAGGAAGCCGCCTATCTCTTCTGCCAGTGGGCGATCTCGCATGAAATGGGCGCGCGTCTGCTTCAGGCCGGCGCAGGCGTTCCATTCCGCCAGTCCATCCTCGAGGACCAGAAGGTCCGCGAAGGTGTGAAGATGCCTGCCGCCTGGCTCGATGCCGTCGTCGGTTCGGGCAAGGTTTCCCAGCTCGCGCTTCCGGTCATCATTCCCGTAACGGAATTCCGTGACATCTACGGCGTCGGCCTCACGAACATGATCGGCGGAGCCGATCCGGCAGCCGAACTCAAGAAAGCGACCGAACAGTTCGCACCTGTTCTTTCACGTAGCGAGGGATAA
- a CDS encoding sugar ABC transporter permease: MVSVSIENTATRTSQDKRSKPARLAPNYWPFVIPALVVIAAVIVFPWVFTLWMSAHRWTLGQEQSFIGFENYIRLASDARFWESLWHTLVYTVLSVVAPLFLGTLAALVFDAQFPLRGFLRGVFVMPMMATPVAIALVWTMMFHPQLGVLNYLLSFIGIGPLEWIYNQSTVIPSLVLVETWQWTPLVMLIVLGGLAAVPREPYESAEIDGANAWQKFRYLTMPMIAPFLMIAVIIRSIDAVKSFDIIYAMTQGGPGTASETINIYLYNTAFAYYDIGYGSAMAVVFFIVIIALSFVLLMVRQRTQWNEMEDR, from the coding sequence ATGGTGTCCGTCAGCATCGAAAATACAGCAACGCGAACCAGCCAGGACAAGAGGAGCAAGCCCGCGAGGCTTGCTCCCAACTACTGGCCATTCGTCATACCGGCACTTGTCGTCATCGCCGCGGTGATCGTTTTTCCGTGGGTTTTCACCCTCTGGATGAGCGCCCATCGCTGGACGCTGGGACAGGAGCAGAGCTTTATCGGTTTTGAGAACTATATCCGGCTCGCCAGCGATGCCCGGTTCTGGGAATCGCTTTGGCATACGCTCGTCTATACCGTGCTGTCGGTCGTCGCTCCCCTGTTCCTCGGAACATTGGCGGCGCTGGTTTTCGATGCGCAATTTCCGTTGCGCGGATTTCTGCGCGGCGTCTTCGTCATGCCGATGATGGCGACCCCGGTCGCCATCGCACTGGTCTGGACAATGATGTTCCACCCACAACTCGGCGTGCTGAACTACCTGTTGTCATTCATCGGCATCGGTCCGCTGGAGTGGATCTACAATCAGTCGACCGTTATTCCCTCGCTGGTGCTCGTGGAGACCTGGCAGTGGACGCCGCTGGTCATGCTGATCGTGCTCGGCGGACTGGCCGCCGTGCCGCGCGAACCCTATGAAAGTGCCGAAATCGACGGCGCCAATGCCTGGCAGAAGTTCCGCTATCTTACCATGCCAATGATTGCGCCGTTCCTGATGATCGCCGTGATCATCCGCTCCATCGATGCCGTCAAAAGCTTTGACATCATTTATGCGATGACCCAGGGCGGCCCCGGCACGGCGTCGGAAACCATCAACATCTATCTCTACAACACGGCGTTTGCCTATTACGACATCGGATACGGCTCGGCCATGGCTGTCGTCTTCTTTATCGTCATCATCGCGCTGTCCTTCGTATTGCTCATGGTTCGTCAGCGCACCCAGTGGAACGAGATGGAGGACCGTTGA
- a CDS encoding carbohydrate ABC transporter permease, with product MKRKTIDRIALFFVALVMISPVILFFLWMISLSLKFEIDNGAYPPILIPERFAWSNYVKVFEENNFFLYFWNSVLVTGAATILALVIGVPAGYGIARLKAEKSAVVIMIARMTPGLSFLIPLFLLFQWLNLLGTLWPQIIIHLVVTVPIVVWIMIGYFETTPKELEEAASIDGASSWQVFRLVALPIAKPGIVVSFILAVIFSWNNFVFGIVLASRETRTLPVAVYNMLSFEQVSWGPLAAAALIVTLPVLLLTMFAQKQIVAGLTAGAVKGG from the coding sequence ATGAAACGCAAGACAATCGACCGTATCGCGCTGTTCTTCGTCGCGCTGGTGATGATCTCTCCGGTCATCCTGTTCTTCCTCTGGATGATTTCCTTGTCGCTGAAATTCGAGATCGACAACGGTGCCTATCCACCGATCCTCATTCCGGAACGCTTCGCATGGTCCAACTATGTGAAGGTCTTCGAGGAGAACAATTTCTTCCTCTACTTCTGGAATTCCGTGCTGGTCACGGGGGCGGCCACCATTCTCGCGCTCGTCATCGGCGTTCCGGCAGGCTATGGCATCGCCCGCCTGAAGGCGGAAAAATCGGCGGTGGTCATCATGATCGCCCGTATGACGCCCGGCCTTTCCTTCCTCATTCCGCTGTTCCTGCTGTTTCAATGGCTGAACCTGCTCGGTACGCTCTGGCCACAGATCATCATCCACCTGGTGGTGACGGTTCCGATCGTCGTCTGGATCATGATCGGTTATTTCGAAACCACGCCGAAGGAACTGGAAGAAGCCGCAAGCATCGATGGCGCGTCCTCATGGCAGGTCTTCCGCCTTGTGGCACTGCCGATCGCCAAACCGGGTATCGTCGTGTCCTTCATCCTCGCGGTGATCTTTTCGTGGAACAACTTCGTGTTTGGCATCGTGCTGGCCAGCCGTGAGACACGCACCCTGCCGGTTGCGGTCTACAACATGTTGTCCTTCGAACAGGTGAGCTGGGGTCCGCTTGCCGCTGCAGCGCTGATCGTGACGCTGCCGGTGCTGTTGCTGACGATGTTCGCACAAAAGCAGATCGTGGCAGGCCTCACCGCCGGCGCCGTCAAGGGCGGCTAA
- the ugpC gene encoding sn-glycerol-3-phosphate ABC transporter ATP-binding protein UgpC produces MAPVNIQNVQKRFGSVNVIHGIDIDIRDGEFVVLVGPSGCGKSTLLRMIAGLEEVSDGEIHIGAREVSHLPARDRDIAMVFQNYALYPHMTVKDNMGFALKLKKVDQKETEAKVNKAAAILGLDKLLDRYPRQLSGGQRQRVAMGRALVRDPQVFLFDEPLSNLDAKLRVQMRGEIKAMHQRIGTTTIYVTHDQVEAMTMADKIVVLHDGVIEQIGAPLELYDNPANLFVAGFIGSPAMNFVRGRVEEGVFRTAKGLTLPLPATANLAVLGGRDLVYGVRPEHIRASSDGSIEGKVELVEGTGSEIYAKLDCKGDDIACLFRERLDVKFGDTIRIAIDPSTVHLFDRESGKRI; encoded by the coding sequence ATGGCACCGGTCAATATCCAGAATGTCCAGAAGCGCTTCGGCTCGGTCAATGTCATCCACGGCATCGACATCGATATCAGAGACGGCGAGTTCGTCGTGCTCGTCGGCCCCTCCGGCTGCGGCAAATCAACCCTGCTGCGCATGATCGCCGGCCTTGAAGAGGTGAGTGATGGCGAAATCCACATCGGCGCGCGCGAGGTCAGCCACCTGCCCGCCCGCGACCGCGATATCGCAATGGTGTTCCAGAACTATGCGCTCTATCCGCACATGACCGTCAAGGACAACATGGGCTTCGCACTCAAGCTCAAGAAGGTCGATCAGAAGGAGACAGAAGCCAAGGTCAACAAGGCCGCCGCGATTCTCGGGCTGGACAAGCTGCTCGACCGTTATCCTCGCCAGCTCTCCGGTGGCCAGCGCCAGCGTGTCGCCATGGGCCGCGCTCTGGTGCGCGATCCGCAGGTCTTCCTGTTCGACGAACCGCTTTCCAACCTCGATGCCAAACTGCGCGTCCAGATGCGCGGTGAGATCAAGGCCATGCATCAGCGGATCGGCACCACCACCATTTACGTTACCCATGACCAGGTTGAAGCCATGACCATGGCCGACAAGATCGTCGTGCTGCACGATGGCGTTATCGAGCAGATCGGTGCGCCGCTGGAACTCTACGATAACCCCGCCAATCTCTTCGTTGCCGGTTTCATCGGTTCACCGGCCATGAATTTCGTTCGTGGCCGCGTCGAAGAAGGTGTGTTCCGGACGGCCAAGGGTCTTACCCTTCCCTTGCCGGCAACCGCCAACCTCGCAGTGCTTGGTGGTCGGGATCTGGTTTATGGCGTGCGCCCCGAACATATCCGTGCTTCGTCCGACGGCAGCATCGAGGGCAAGGTTGAGCTGGTGGAAGGCACCGGCTCGGAGATCTACGCCAAACTGGATTGCAAGGGCGACGATATCGCCTGCCTGTTCCGTGAACGACTGGATGTGAAGTTCGGCGACACAATCCGTATTGCCATCGACCCTTCCACGGTCCATCTGTTTGACAGGGAAAGCGGCAAGCGCATCTGA